In a genomic window of Carassius gibelio isolate Cgi1373 ecotype wild population from Czech Republic chromosome A3, carGib1.2-hapl.c, whole genome shotgun sequence:
- the LOC127956813 gene encoding recQ-mediated genome instability protein 2-like, which produces MMGSSFLSADRARSPPVKVLSSQLREGTERQTAGGRSEYVIRRLGPGEQRSLPVSVVWMQGTVLEVQSDHNTVLILDETGNFVVSGINSVPKGKPCLSAGKYVMVMGVIQSHSPEPVLRAVKMADLSENALIHRKNWIYEVEDLQQILP; this is translated from the exons ATGATGGGAAGCAGTTTTCTGAGTGCAGACAGAGCTCGCAGTCCTCCGGTGAAAGTGTTGTCCAGCCAGCTGCGTGAAGGGACAGAGCGCCAGACAGCAGGAGGAAGGTCCGAGTATGTTATCAGACGACTGGGCCCCGGTGAGCAGCGCTCGTTACCGGTGTCCGTGGTCTGGATGCAGGGGACTGTGCTGGAAGTGCAGTCCGATCACAACACCGTGCTCATTCTGGACGAGACCGGGAACTTTGTCGTCAGCGGCATTAACAGCGTGCCGAAGGGAAAACCCTGCCTGAGTGCTG GTAAATACGTCATGGTTATGGGTGTCATCCAGTCTCACAGTCCAGAGCCGGTGCTGCGTGCTGTGAAGATGGCAGATCTTTCTGAAAATGCTTTGATTCACAGGAAAAACTGGATCTACGAAGTAGAAGATCTCCAGCAGATTTTGCCttaa
- the LOC127943156 gene encoding melanocortin-2 receptor accessory protein 2B-like, with protein sequence MTEYSNRSQSGGEYEWHYEYYDDEEPVSFEGLRANRYSIVIGFWVGLAVFVIFMFFVLTLLTKTGAPHPEIPDPSEKHHGLADCVLELGSSQLFSLPPLTDESRSLFHFYIHEEAVRDSVIGRGRHCGRASRLHLQGAAEDERGDEDEHFLSDFHIPNFVSSEQNYSDGNDDLVPCELSITADSQSAVLKSSESYDIIRR encoded by the exons ATGACTGAATATTCAAACCGCAGTCAGTCCGGCGGAGAATATGAATGGCATTATGAATATTATGATGACGAGGAGCCTGTGTCCTTCGAGGGCCTGAGAGCAAACAGAT ACTCTATAGTGATTGGCTTCTGGGTCGGACTGGCCGTGTTCGTCATCTTTATGTTCTTTGTTTTGACGCTGCTGACAAAAACAGGAGCTCCGCATCCAGA GATCCCTGATCCCAGTGAAAAGCATCATGGTCTAGCTGACTGTGTGCTCGAGCTCGGCAGCTCTCAGCTGTTTTCTCTCCCGCCGCTGACGGACGAATCACGTTCCCTCTTTCACTTCTACATCCACGAGGAGGCCGTCAGAGACAGCGTGATTGGCCGAGGGAGGCATTGTGGGCGGGCCTCCAGGCTCCACCTCCAGGGGGCGGCAGAGGACGAGAGAGGAGATGAAGACGAGCACTTCCTGTCCGACTTCCACATTCCAAACTTCGTGAGCTCTGAACAGAACTACAGCGACGGCAATGATGACTTGGTGCCGTGTGAGCTGTCAATCACCGCAGACAGCCAATCAGCTGTGCTGAAGAGCTCAGAGTCCTATGATATCATCAGACGCTAG
- the LOC127943416 gene encoding uncharacterized protein LOC127943416: MGPQPLRCYRNNSFIKFLNESLYGFGPLPDLTTFLSLIPPPRISELVNSIAPFELGSYLRQPEVVKNNSQICVIFNNFTKTPEFLDTEDVPDNVKSAILPCVWRLALTSDNETEVDLWFNRRLKLYLKFLNKDLIGSKDTLSASCQSYKKMVNVLGKDFSFNGSQITTDDVYGTIKTYLKTDSQAKCYNSSDARLNSTAWFVNNIGVFITLLTLDDLYSFGPQTTMQLFAVNPDNIKLFNQKALPKKVLSRYTELIFLQNSDFNLFDLPSFLQCDAPVSTFSKLNENQTNVILGNFKTSCSGVDPAISATLAKNIKTIDVSAIINLGSQIVGLTTTQINLAPPSVLISSLSTLGSTAGWSFGQAQAIVQVLLSGDFKLNTGSSLISLGSLIGGIPSTVLTTISPAQILETTRNTEFVKNILAAPEIVQTTFVRQLIKVESTVSALMTNIPSDLAVQIPRKFLQINTNLDTAVLMEFNKKKWKPEQAVLFFDSVVNVFAQPDDLSVEVLQGFTCTRVQTYTQIKVKGLIKACRRRPNRSKVILSETQLTCMYNIIRKESPFDFENYHSDMLLYFNYETINKTLCKAYFTQVGAADLSVFSGTLRGRRDILLNNAIDCLGINRTSISKQDLAVLGNLACAVSGDVIRNSDPEILENLKNCKDLSDSQISAMQDLLMKGTSKYGATSNWNQKTLDDLGILPLYFSQSFWGSFKESDLAKFFKTFLKMLREQNTPKPQLKKLFKAIIIIPTRAKRAGFQASECTKGNITSVAISDDAFPFGYDATQFGNCLSSTVVLENLASLCDKIDNSDFQRIILDKLKEILPNGLSEDKVQVLKSVSRNATEDEISKWNITKPDTLAALMNANDGEWSAAQSKLIITKYLSANNTLTATELNLVKGPNLCSLNVSTLSTISPDSLRESSALDVSTCSSENKKALFTIANKAFPMSSTTDNRTILSAFQLIDAYLGGADLGYIRNLSSYNVSMSLTTFISLDASVIASLSISEVVGLLGNNLQDLKTFENQTVVRSWISLQLQSELDKLNLNLSGGKLTADTTTAAPSTTVTTKATTVKNTASSPGIGPGGWTVFFSILILYLTYHHQGGDYI, translated from the exons ATGG GACCACAGCCTCTGAGGTGCTACAGAAACAACAGCTTCATCAAGTTCTTAAATGAAAGCCTGTACGGCTTTGGGCCGCTTCCAGATCTGACCACCTTCCTCTCTCTGATACCACCACCACGGATATCTGAG CTTGTAAACTCTATTGCTCCTTTTGAGCTGGGAAGCTACTTGAGACAGCCGGAAGTGGTGAAAAACAATTCACAAATCTGCGTGATCTTCAACAACTTTACCAAAACCCCCGAGTTCTTGGATACG GAAGATGTTCCAGATAATGTGAAAAGTGCCATCCTTCCCTGCGTCTGGCGCCTGGCGTTGACTAGTGACAATGAGACCGAGGTTGATCTGTGGTTTAACCGTAGACTCAAGCTCTACTTGAAGTTCCTGAACAAAGATCTAATAGGGTCAAAAGACACACTGAGCGCATCTTGCCAATCATACAAGAAAAT GGTCAATGTCTTAGGCAAAGATTTCAGCTTTAATGGTTCTCAGATTACCACTGACGATGTGTATGGCACCATCAAGACATATCTGAAAACAG aCTCTCAAGCAAAATGCTACAACTCCTCTGACGCAAGATTGAATTCAACTGCGTGGTTTGTCAACAACATTGGTGTATTCATAACTTTATTGACTCTGGACGATCTCTACTCTTTCGGCCCTCAGACAACG atgcaACTCTTCGCTGTGAATCCTGATAACATAAAGCTGTTCAATCAAAAGGCACTTCCGAAGAAAGTCCTCAGCCGCTACACAGAGCTCATCTTTCTACAAAACAGTGACTTTAATCTATTTGA CTTGCCTTCGTTTTTGCAGTGTGATGCACCAGTATCGACATTctctaaactaaatgaaaatcaaACTAATGTCATTCTTGGAAACTTCAAGACATCTTGCTCCGGTGTGGATCCTGCG ATATCTGCTACCCTTGCAAAAAACATCAAGACCATTGATGTTAGCGCTATTATCAATTTGGGAAGCCAAATTGTTGGCCTAACAACTACACAAATAAATTTAGCACCTCCATCGGTTCTCATCAGTAGTCTTTCAACGCTGGGCAGTACAGCTGGATGGTCCTTCGGACAAGCCCAGGCAATCGTACAAGTGCTTCTCAGTGGAGATTTCAAG TTAAACACTGGCAGCAGTTTGATAAGTCTTGGATCATTGATTGGAGGGATTCCTTCAACAGTCCTGACAACCATTAGTCCGGCACAAATTCTTGAAACAACCAGAAACACAGAATTTGTGAAAAACATACTGGCTGCCCCAGAGATTGTTCAAACGACCTTTGTGAGACAG TTAATCAAAGTGGAATCAACAGTATCTGCTTTAATGACAAACATTCCCAGTGACTTGGCCGTTCAAATTCCAAGAAAGTTCCTGCAGATTAACACCAATTTAGACACAGCAGTTCTGATggagtttaacaaaaaaaagtggAAACCTGAACAG GCGGTTCTTTTCTTCGATTCAGTGGTAAATGTTTTTGCCCAGCCTGATGA cctgtctgtgGAAGTTTTGCAAGGATTTACTTGCACACGAGTGCAGACATACACCCAAATCAAAGTCAAAGGCCTGATCAAAGCCTGTCGAAGGAGACCGAACAGATCTAAAGTGATCCTGAGCGAGACTCAG CTGACTTGCATGTACAACATTATTAGAAAGGAATCACCTTTCGATTTTGAAAACTATCATTCAGATATGTTGCTGTACTTCAA TTATGAAACAATCAACAAAACCCTCTGCAAGGCATACTTTACTCAAGTCGGAGCAGCAGATCTCTCAGTCTTTTCAGGCACATTGAGAGGAAGAAGGGACATTTTGTTGAATAATGCTATAGATTGCTTG GGCATTAATAGAACAAGCATCAGTAAACAGGATCTGGCGGTGCTGGGCAACTTGGCATGTGCTGTGAGCGGTGATGTCATCAGAAACTCAGACCCAGAAATCCTTGAGAACTTGAAGAACTGCAAAGACCTCTCAGATTCGCAAATATCAGCCATGCAAGATCTTCTCATGAAGGGAACGTCAAAATATGG AGCAACAAGCAACTGGAATCAGAAAACACTTGATGATCTGGGAATACTGCCTTTGTACTTCTCACAAAGCTTTTGGGGATCATTCAAAGAG aGTGATTTAGCCAAGTTCTTCAAAACCTTCCTTAAAATGCTGCGTGAACAAAACACACCAAAGCCACAACTGAAAAAGCTGTTTAAAGCAATCATTATAATTCCAACCAGAGCCAAGAGGG CTGGGTTCCAAGCGAGTGAATGTACTAAGGGCAACATCACTAGTGTTGCCATCAGCGATGATGCCTTCCCCTTTGGATATGATGCGACACAGTTCGGTAACTGTCTGAGTTCAACCGTGGTGCTGGAGAACCTCGCTAGCCTGTGTGATAAAATTGACAACAGCGACTTTCAGAGAATCATTTTGGACAAACTCAAAGAG ATACTGCCAAACGGCCTTTCAGAAGATAAGGTCCAGGTACTGAAGTCCGTGTCCAGGAATGCGACGGAGGATGAAATAAGTAAATGGAACATCACTAAACCCGACACACTGGCAGCGCTCATGAATGCTAATGATGGCGAATGGTCCGCTGCACAG AGCAAACTAATCATTACCAAATACCTAAGCGCCAACAACACTTTGACCGCCACTGAGCTGAATCTAGTGAAAGGACCAAATCTCTGCTCTCTGAATGTCAGCACATTGTCAACAATATCACCTGATAGTTTGAG GGAGAGCAGTGCCTTGGATGTGTCAACATGTTCATCTGAGAACAAGAAGGCACTCTTCACCATCGCTAACAAAGCATTTCCCATGTCCTCCACAACCGATAATCGCACCATCCTGTCAGCCTTCCAGCTCATTGACGCCTATCTCG gaGGTGCAGATCTAGGCTACATTAGGAATCTGTCATCATACAATGTCAGCATGAGCCTGACCACTTTCATAAGTCTGGATGCAAGCGTGATCGcg AGCCTCAGCATATCAGAAGTAGTGGGTCTTCTTGGTAACAATTTGCAGGatctaaaaacatttgaaaaccaaACAGTCGTGCGAAGCTGGATCTCGCTGCAGTTACAGTCAGAGCTGGATAAACTCAATCTCAATCTGTCTGGAGGAAAATTAACAGCAGACACAACAACTGCTGCCCCGTCTACCACTGTAACAACTAAGGCTACCACTGTCAAAAACACTGCAAGCTCTCCAG GAATTGGACCCGGTGGATGGACAGTTTTCTTCAGCATTTTAATACTTTATCTAACTTACCATCATCAAGGTGGAGATTACATATAG
- the LOC127956804 gene encoding lipopolysaccharide-induced tumor necrosis factor-alpha factor homolog, whose translation MASAPPQETSAFVGHPPLPSYEEALGSNPPMPYAPADMKTSVPPYPTQAYSPMYPPPPNQGQPVTSPVVSVQTVYVQPGLVFGNVPVQAHCPVCAQNVITRLEYTSGALAWLSCAGLAIFGCIYGCCLIPFCVDSLKDVTHHCPNCSSALGVYRRM comes from the exons ATGGCAAGCGCACCCCCACAAGAGACCTCCGCATTTGTGGGACACCCTCCTCTTCCATCGTATGAGGAGGCATTGGGATCAAACCCACCAATGCCCTATGCTCCAGCTGATATGAAGACATCTGTGCCTCCATATCCAACACAAGCCTACAGCCCGATGTATCCCCCACCACCCAATCAAGGTCAACCTGTCACCAGTCCTGTTG TATCTGTTCAGACCGTATACGTTCAGCCTGGTCTGGTGTTTGGGAATGTTCCAGTGCAAGCGCATTGCCCAGTATGTGCACAGAACGTGATAACTCGCCTGGAGTATACATCAGGAGCACTAGCTTGGCTCTCTTGCGCAGGCCTTGCCATTTTTGG TTGTATCTACGGCTGCTGCCTGATTCCCTTCTGTGTGGACAGTCTGAAGGATGTGACCCACCACTGTCCAAACTGCAGCAGTGCTTTAGGAGTCTATAGGAGAATGTGA
- the LOC127956821 gene encoding zinc finger CCCH domain-containing protein 7A, translating to MLFYQAGNHCWLCGKNCNSDKQWQQHITSEKHKERVFNSEDDQNCWQYRFPTGTFRVCERFLMGTCTEEELCKLAHGDEELKEWRDRREFLLMKLAKARKDHLIAPNDNDFGKYSFLLKDIK from the exons ATGCTGTTTTATCAGGCTGGCAACCATTGCTGGTTGTGTGGGAAGAACTGCAACAGTGATAAGCAGTGGCAGCAGCATATCACCTCCGAGAAGCACAAAGAACGAGTGTTCAACTCTGAAGACGATCAGAACTGCTGGCAGTATCGCTTCCCCACAGGAACCTTCAGAGTTTGCGAGCG GTTCCTCATGGGCACCTGCACGGAGGAGGAGCTTTGTAAGCTGGCACATGGAGACGAGGAGCTGAAGGAATGGAGGGACCGAAGAGAATTCCTTTTGATGAAACTTGCCAAAGCTAGAAAAGATCACTTGATAGCGCCAAATGATAATGACTTTGGCAAATATAGTTTTCTGCTTAAAGATATTAAGTAA
- the LOC127956830 gene encoding stannin, whose translation MSITDHSPTTGVVTIIVILIAIAALGALILGCWCYLRLQRISQSEDEESIVGEGETKEPFLLVQYSAKGPRVEHKTKLTPNGTESHT comes from the coding sequence ATGTCTATCACGGACCATAGCCCCACCACCGGGGTCGTCACGATTATTGTAATACTTATTGCCATTGCAGCACTAGGAGCTTTAATTCTTGGTTGTTGGTGCTACTTGCGACTGCAGCGCATCAGTCAGTCTGAAGACGAGGAAAGCATTGTCGGTGAAGGGGAAACCAAGGAGCCCTTCTTACTGGTCCAGTATTCGGCCAAAGGCCCGCGGGTGGAGCACAAGACCAAGCTCACCCCTAACGGCACGGAGAGCCACACCTAA